Proteins from a genomic interval of Apteryx mantelli isolate bAptMan1 chromosome 5, bAptMan1.hap1, whole genome shotgun sequence:
- the LOC106490129 gene encoding general transcription factor IIE subunit 1-like → MEEQNIITEVPAALKRLAKYMVRGFYGIEYSLALDALIRYPCVKEDDLLQLLKYERKQLRTILNTLKADKFVKLRMRVETGPNGKSTRHNYYYINYKVLVDVVKYKLDHIRRKIEADERDSTTRSSFKCPSCSSTYTDLEVNQLFDVFTETFRCTYCNTEVEEDASALPKRDAQTLLARFNEQIEPIFLLLRETEDIVLPYELLEPQPTEIPELSESFDPKVCSRMLESSTRPEKWANKSSSFGNMYIQNLVIDVQDSEPKKKTREKVTKEQPIWMSQSTVEGATAATNNTAGVHTFEEIEESGKETVTDSEIIKTLLIHESKSSSGTEPAPLVKSKLPESESDTSESEEDAKQSRTEVMKVDGSNFEQEEEQETLDPILMVAGQPHSYGEVNENPELVFLMTNEEREAYIKVGQEMFQSVFE, encoded by the exons ATGGAAGAACAAAACATTATTACTGAGGTCCCAGCAGCCTTAAAGCGTCTAGCCAAATATATGGTGCGTGGTTTCTATGGAATAGAGTACTCGCTGGCCCTTGATGCACTTATCCGCTACCCCTGTGTCAAAGAAGATGACTTGTTACAGTTGCTCAAGTATGAACGTAAGCAATTGCGTACCATCCTCAACACACTCAAAGCAGACAAATTTGTCAAGTTGCGTATGCGAGTTGAAACAGGGCCTAATGGGAAGAGCACAAGGCACAATTACTATTACATTAATTACAAGGTGCTGGTGGATGTGGTAAAATACAAACTGGATCATATACGCCGGAAGATAGAAGCAGATGAGCGGGATTCAACTACCAGGTCATCTTTTAAATGCCCATCTTGCTCCAGCACTTACACAGACCTGGAAGTCAACCAGCTGTTTGATGTATTTACAG AGACTTTCCGCTGCACTTACTGCAACACTGAAGTAGAGGAGGATGCCTCAGCACTTCCCAAACGAGATGCTCAAACTTTGCTAGCAAGATTCAATGAGCAGATTGAACCTATCTTTCTGCTATTGCGTGAGACTGAAGATATTGTTCTGCCGTATGAGTTGCTGGAGCCCCAGCCTACAGAAATCCCAGAATTATCAGAAAG CTTTGATCCTAAGGTATGTTCAAGGATGCTGGAATCTAGCACCCGACCTGAAAAATGGGCCAACAAAAGTTCCTCCTTTGGCAATATGTACATCCAAAATCTAGTTATTGATGTCCAAGACTCTGAGCCcaagaagaaaacaagagaaaaagtaaCTAAAGAACAACCTATCTGGATGTCTCAGAGTACTGTGGAAGGAGCAACAGCAGCCACCAACAATACTGCTG GAGTACATACTTTTGAAGAAATTGAAGAAAGTGGTAAAGAAACTGTCACCGATAGTGAAATCATCAAGACTCTTCTGATCCATGAATCCAAGTCATCTTCTGGCACTGAGCCTGCTCCCCTTGTCAAAAGCAAGCTACCTGAATCAGAAAGTGACACTAGTGAATCTGAGGAAGATGCCAAGCAATCAAGAACAGAAGTAATGAAAGTAGATGGCAGCAACTTTGAACAAGAGGAGGAACAGGAAACACTAGATCCCATTTTAATGGTAGCTGGCCAGCCTCACTCATATGGTGAAGTTAATGAAAATCCAGAGCTTGTGTTTCTCATGACAAATGAAGAGAGAGAAGCTTACATTAAAGTAGGACAAGAAATGTTCCAGTCTGTCTTTGAATAA